A window of Candidatus Hydrogenedentota bacterium contains these coding sequences:
- a CDS encoding TRAP transporter small permease yields the protein MMNAVFDMPLVRAFFRIRDIFWLGVRYTVMAFAAIAGLAALAMALVICIDIVARWLHHPFPGAYDIVRFLGTLVIAGALPYTTAVKGHVAVEFFFQKMHRLGRVVVDSLSRLIVMILFSTFSWQCVRHGLSLKAAREISPTLGLPMFWLSFIIAAACVLTTLVLLYKILHPGREMIKP from the coding sequence TTGATGAACGCTGTTTTCGACATGCCCCTTGTTCGCGCATTTTTTAGGATACGGGATATCTTTTGGCTTGGTGTGCGCTATACCGTGATGGCTTTCGCAGCCATTGCGGGACTTGCCGCCCTCGCCATGGCGCTCGTCATTTGCATTGACATTGTCGCGCGATGGCTCCACCACCCCTTTCCCGGCGCATATGATATTGTCCGTTTCCTCGGGACCCTTGTCATTGCCGGAGCACTGCCTTACACAACGGCTGTGAAAGGACACGTAGCCGTGGAGTTTTTCTTCCAAAAAATGCACCGCTTGGGCAGGGTTGTCGTCGATAGTCTCAGCCGGCTTATTGTCATGATCTTGTTCAGTACCTTTTCATGGCAATGTGTCCGCCACGGTCTCTCATTGAAAGCAGCTCGGGAAATTTCACCTACACTGGGGCTTCCCATGTTTTGGTTATCCTTCATTATTGCTGCAGCCTGCGTGCTGACTACCTTAGTATTGCTCTATAAGATATTGCATCCGGGCCGGGAGATGATCAAACCATGA
- a CDS encoding TRAP transporter substrate-binding protein, whose amino-acid sequence MIFKKYVYACSLLSMILLLFLLVPACSKPADDAGGDGSARPQKAIELKYSVFFPPSHIQCKEAEAWAKEIEARTDGRVKVTIYAGGSLTQAPQVYEGGVSGISDLGMSCLAYTRGRFPLLEGLDLPVGYPNGKIATRLATDLARKYAPAEMNDTQLMYLHAHGPGILASKKPIHTLDEMEGLKVRGTGLSATIISHLGATPIGMSQPETYEALQKGVVEATLCPIETLKGWKQGEVISYVTDSSAIGYTTAMFVSMNKAKWEGLPADIQAIFEEVNNEWVDRHGAAWDVADDEGREFIQSLNHEEITLSDEEQARWVDAVKPILDEYVKTCADKQLPGDAFLADLQAGIEANAS is encoded by the coding sequence ATGATCTTTAAAAAATATGTTTATGCATGTAGCCTTTTGTCCATGATCCTACTGCTGTTTTTATTGGTTCCTGCTTGTAGCAAACCGGCAGATGATGCGGGAGGAGATGGATCGGCACGCCCGCAGAAAGCGATAGAATTAAAGTATAGTGTTTTCTTTCCTCCTTCCCACATTCAATGCAAAGAAGCGGAAGCATGGGCGAAAGAAATTGAAGCGCGCACCGATGGCCGCGTAAAAGTTACCATCTACGCAGGCGGCTCTTTGACACAGGCACCGCAGGTCTATGAGGGCGGCGTGTCGGGAATTTCCGATTTGGGCATGAGTTGCCTCGCCTACACACGCGGACGCTTCCCCTTATTGGAAGGATTGGATTTGCCCGTGGGCTACCCCAACGGTAAAATTGCGACACGACTCGCCACCGATCTGGCACGAAAATATGCGCCGGCTGAAATGAATGATACGCAACTCATGTACTTGCATGCCCACGGCCCGGGCATTCTCGCCAGCAAAAAACCGATCCACACACTTGACGAAATGGAAGGTCTTAAAGTGCGCGGTACAGGCTTGTCCGCAACCATTATTTCGCACTTAGGCGCGACACCTATAGGAATGAGTCAACCGGAAACCTATGAGGCGCTGCAAAAAGGGGTCGTAGAAGCTACCCTTTGCCCCATAGAAACGCTGAAAGGCTGGAAACAAGGTGAAGTCATTTCGTATGTGACCGACAGCTCGGCGATCGGTTATACAACGGCCATGTTTGTTAGCATGAATAAAGCGAAGTGGGAAGGATTGCCCGCTGATATTCAAGCCATTTTTGAAGAGGTCAATAATGAATGGGTAGATCGTCATGGCGCCGCATGGGATGTGGCGGATGATGAGGGCCGCGAATTCATTCAAAGCCTAAACCATGAAGAAATCACCCTCTCCGACGAAGAACAGGCGCGATGGGTTGATGCGGTCAAACCGATTCTAGATGAGTACGTGAAAACCTGTGCAGATAAACAACTTCCCGGTGATGCCTTCTTAGCCGATCTGCAAGCGGGTATTGAGGCGAATGCCTCTTGA
- a CDS encoding D-glycerate dehydrogenase, protein MKIVITRRIPQAGMDILIEAVGKDSLVHHDSDLPLTREALLAMLPGAKAVLSTLSEKMDGEAMDAAGGGLQVIANMAVGYDNIDCKAAAARNIVATNTPGVLTEATADLAWALILGAARRTGESERFLRAGNWKGWAPLQYLGASIHGKTLGIYGMGRIGCAVARRACGFEMPVLYCDAQHADLETEKALNARWVDKDTLVRESDILTLHCPLTDETRHAFTLAEFKKMKKEAVIVNTSRGPVIKEEDLHQALRDGLIFAAGLDVYELEPTIYKPILELENVLMLPHLGSATVETRATMARMAAENIVAVLNGRQAPNPIQ, encoded by the coding sequence ATGAAAATTGTAATTACACGACGGATCCCGCAAGCAGGGATGGACATTCTTATTGAGGCAGTGGGAAAAGATTCGTTAGTACACCATGATTCAGATCTGCCGTTAACTCGGGAAGCACTGTTGGCGATGCTGCCCGGTGCAAAGGCGGTATTGTCCACCTTATCAGAGAAAATGGATGGTGAAGCGATGGATGCTGCGGGCGGCGGTCTGCAAGTGATCGCGAACATGGCCGTGGGTTACGACAATATCGATTGCAAAGCGGCAGCGGCGCGTAATATCGTTGCCACCAATACGCCCGGTGTGCTGACCGAAGCCACGGCAGACTTGGCTTGGGCATTGATCTTGGGCGCGGCGAGGCGGACAGGGGAATCGGAACGTTTCCTGCGCGCAGGCAATTGGAAAGGCTGGGCGCCGCTTCAGTATCTGGGCGCTTCTATCCATGGTAAAACCTTGGGCATTTATGGCATGGGCCGCATCGGATGTGCCGTGGCACGGCGTGCCTGCGGCTTTGAGATGCCTGTGCTGTACTGCGATGCGCAACATGCTGATTTAGAAACAGAAAAAGCCTTGAACGCCCGTTGGGTCGATAAAGACACTTTAGTGCGCGAGTCCGATATCCTGACGCTCCATTGCCCCTTGACTGATGAAACACGTCATGCCTTTACTTTAGCCGAATTCAAGAAGATGAAAAAGGAAGCGGTTATTGTCAACACCTCACGGGGGCCGGTCATTAAAGAAGAAGATTTGCATCAGGCGCTCCGCGACGGGCTTATTTTTGCTGCAGGACTGGATGTTTATGAATTGGAGCCGACCATTTATAAGCCGATCCTCGAATTAGAAAATGTTCTCATGCTTCCTCATCTTGGCAGTGCTACCGTAGAAACACGGGCAACCATGGCGCGTATGGCAGCTGAAAATATCGTGGCTGTACTCAACGGCCGCCAAGCTCCCAATCCCATTCAATGA
- a CDS encoding MBL fold metallo-hydrolase, whose amino-acid sequence MKITSFGAAGGVTGSKHLLEINGYRILLDCGMFQGRREEAARKNRSFPFSVDKLHAVVLSHAHIDHTGTVPMLHKHGYNGRIYTTPATLDLCGVMLLDSANIQRRDAEWLQKKNREFVAPLYSEEHVYETMRHLVGYPYNDRFEIVPDVFITFQDAGHVLGSAMVVVDYKENGVERRLLFSGDLGRKNMPLLQDPWIPEDADIVIMESTYGDRDHDPIEAMEEQLAHVVLRAIEKGGKIIIPSFALERAQEIVFALKRLEMKKAIPSLPVYVDSPLTVNITEIFRFHTDLFDTETKEVMKKAGDPFELNHIEYVRNMDDSMRLNSITEPCIIISASGMCEVGRILHHLRNNCEDPKNTILIVGFMAENTLGRRIVERRPEIKIFGVKRALRAEVKTMNAFSAHAGRSELIDFGARFHGKNKKVLLVHGEPKSLNALQSGLQEKGVQNTVIMEERVPIIV is encoded by the coding sequence ATGAAGATTACCTCATTCGGCGCTGCCGGCGGTGTCACCGGCTCCAAACATCTCCTTGAAATTAATGGCTATCGTATTCTCCTTGATTGCGGCATGTTCCAAGGGCGTCGTGAAGAAGCGGCACGCAAAAATAGATCCTTCCCCTTTTCCGTCGACAAACTCCATGCCGTTGTATTGAGTCATGCCCATATTGATCATACGGGCACTGTCCCCATGTTGCATAAGCACGGGTACAACGGACGCATTTATACCACCCCTGCCACCCTTGATCTATGCGGTGTCATGTTGTTGGATAGTGCCAATATCCAGCGCCGTGACGCGGAATGGCTGCAAAAAAAGAATCGTGAATTTGTGGCTCCGCTCTATTCAGAAGAGCACGTTTATGAGACCATGCGTCATCTGGTCGGCTATCCCTATAACGACCGATTTGAAATTGTGCCCGATGTTTTTATCACCTTTCAAGATGCTGGACACGTGCTGGGCTCCGCTATGGTTGTTGTAGATTACAAAGAAAACGGAGTAGAACGACGCCTCCTTTTTAGCGGCGATTTGGGTCGAAAAAACATGCCCCTTTTACAAGATCCTTGGATACCCGAAGACGCGGACATCGTCATTATGGAGAGCACTTACGGCGACCGCGATCACGACCCTATTGAGGCGATGGAGGAGCAACTGGCGCATGTGGTATTACGTGCCATTGAGAAGGGCGGCAAGATTATTATTCCGAGCTTTGCCCTAGAACGAGCCCAAGAGATTGTCTTTGCCCTGAAACGGCTGGAAATGAAGAAAGCCATTCCCTCCCTTCCCGTTTATGTGGACAGTCCGTTGACCGTGAACATCACCGAAATATTCCGCTTTCATACGGACCTTTTCGATACGGAAACTAAAGAGGTGATGAAGAAGGCCGGCGATCCCTTCGAATTGAACCATATTGAGTATGTACGCAATATGGATGATTCCATGCGACTCAACAGCATTACAGAACCCTGTATCATTATTTCCGCGTCGGGCATGTGTGAGGTGGGCCGTATTCTCCACCATCTGCGCAACAATTGTGAAGACCCGAAAAACACCATTTTGATTGTCGGCTTTATGGCAGAAAATACCCTGGGACGCCGTATTGTAGAACGGCGGCCTGAAATAAAAATATTCGGTGTGAAACGAGCTTTGCGCGCAGAAGTGAAGACCATGAATGCGTTTAGCGCCCACGCAGGCCGTTCAGAATTGATTGATTTTGGGGCGCGGTTCCATGGGAAAAACAAAAAAGTTTTGTTGGTCCACGGTGAGCCCAAATCCCTTAATGCCTTGCAATCGGGACTCCAAGAAAAAGGCGTACAAAACACGGTCATCATGGAAGAACGAGTGCCGATTATTGTATAG